In the Glycine max cultivar Williams 82 chromosome 6, Glycine_max_v4.0, whole genome shotgun sequence genome, TACTTGACCCGACCCTCAAAGATATTAAAGACACGAGAATAAGAATGATTGGAAGCTAATCGAAATCTCAAGAATGGCTTTATGGCACCATTTGTTTGTTGCATATGTACTTGTCATGTCAACTTTATGTGTGCCACTTTAGACATAAAGGAAGAACTAGTCCTATCGCGTGTTTATATGCGTTCTGCATGAAATACCTAGTGGTCTTCTAACTTGGATTTTCAACTTGTCTACCAatgacattttttcttttcgacAACCAAACAATCTTGCATTACAATTAGAGCTGGGCAAACATGCTTGGATTCGAAGGATTCATATAGGTCACCTATGAAACCCACAACCCGCACAgtatgagttttattttttgaaccCGTTTAAAAAGTGGATTTTTTAGGTCGTCCCGCATAACCTACAGGTTAAATGAGTTTTACCGGCAGACCCGTGAATATTTTAACCTTtactaaaataacaaaataatgtgTGATTTAGCCAACATTTGGGTGCTTTAGCAAaactaaaaccctaaaactaaaaatgtattCACGCGACATATTCCCTTTCCCTATCTTCTTCACTTTAGTCACTTCTCTCATCACGCTCCACCATGCCTCCATGACTTCCACGGCTCCTCCATGCAGCCTTGCTCTCCACCACGCTGTCACTCCTCAGCCCTCATGCTCGtagtctttctctctctctcacttgtAGAGTCGTAGTCTCTCTCTCACGTGTTCACAGCCTCTTGTGTGAATGTGGGCTGGCCTGCAAAACCCGCGAGCTATGCGGGACGGGTGCGGGTTAAAAAACAACCCTTTTAGAATGCAGGCTTTGCATATCTCAtgaattaaaaaacatattgaaGTTGAATCATTTTATTCATCAACAAGTTCAAAATGAAGTTATTCAAATTGCGTATATTTGAATTCATGATCAATTTGATGATGCATTTAGTTAGGTGTTGCCAAATGCACAATTCATCTCTTACTTTTCAAACTTGGCTCAATCTATCCTCTTGACCTAGCTTGAGCTTGAAGTGGAATATTGAATGAAAGTTCTAAAATCAAGGAACGACTCTACTGTTAGTTCTTATAAGTTAGTTATATGTACCAAATTGTTGATAAATATCTTTGTATGATTGGTTTTTTCTTCTACTATATTTTAGAACTAGCATTAATATCTCCTAAATTCtatgttaacatttattttttagtaattttttcatGCTATAATGAGTTGTAATACGTACATTATATACGTGTATGAACATCAAAAACATCTCAAATGGGTGACATATTACgttaaaatgaaaactaaagtctaagaaataaaaataattcaataaattaaacaacCAGTTGTGCTCTCACCCTTCTAACACTTATTGTAAGTGAAAACAAGGATCTCATTAACCAAATCATAGGTTAACAGGGTTCCTTGGAGGTTGTTACTGCCAATCACAGTAAGTGCAGAATCTTTTCCTTCAGCAAACGATAGACAAACTGTTCCCTCTTCAACTTGTAAGAGCAATTGGTTGTTGTCCAACTTGAAGGACACAAAATTTAGACCCGCAATATCaccattttgaaagaaaaattcaatGGTTGGATACACGTTGGTTGGATCTTCTTTGTAGCAAAACTCTAACTCTTCAAACCCCGACTTCTTAGTAAGGTTACCATTTGTTTTAAGTATCTCTGACCTGAACACACTATACGCTTCCCCTGGCAAATAGGTTAACACAGTTCCCATATCTATAACAATCCCACCATCATAGTTCAAGCCATAACCCCAAACTCTAGATTGAATATCCAACATGAACCCGTTAATGCTTATTCCCACAAATTGCACAAAGTAATAGTAAGGGTACCTATTGTTCTCACTCAAGGGAACCATAATAGAACCATTGGTGTTAccattttggtttgttttaggTGGTTGTGTGTCATAAAACTCAAGAGAAGAGGGTTTCTCTGATCCAAGACTCACTACGCAAAATGAAAAGGCCTTTGCATGAAGTTGACTTTGCACTGAAAGTGGACCACGTCCAAGGCCAAAAACTCCTGAAAATTGAGTCCTAAAGGGTCCCTCATATGAGTCCCCACACCCCATTATAAAGTCCTTGACTTGAATGTTGGAGTGCTCAAAATTGAGGGTTTCAGTTACCATCATACCAAAGGAGCGAGATTGAGACATGTTGGCATAATCATATTCATATTGCATGTTGTACCTGTAAGATTTAATGTCTTATGTTAGAAGTATGTGACTTATCAAagactaattaataaataattggaTTATGACTTAAAGTAAAGTGATTTCTAAAAACAGTTATTATTTAATGAGAGTAatgattttaagaaattaatatccaCTAATATGAAAGTATTTTTAACCCTAAAAGAGTCTAAAAGGAAGACTGATAAGAGAGTGAAATCTTGATTTCTATCTCTCAAGCAACTTAAAATGCATCAAAGATTCGTAGAAGTTTTGTTATAAAGAAAGGTACATATATTATTTCCTATTAATAATGATAATCATTAATTGATTCCTaggattttgtttaattttatattataaagatTCCTAGAAAGCTATAACTTACATACCTACAAGTCCATCCAGTGCAGTTTCCAAAAATGCCCCTCATCATAGGGATGAGGCACGTGTCGGAGTAGCAGCCAAGTTCTTTGAAGGAGGTTGATGCACGTGTGTTGAAGGGAGGGCGTTGCATGGGGTAGCAGTTGCTGCAAGGGTCGCATTGGAACCATGTGATGGGGCTCCCTGTGTCAATCATAACGAACACAATTTGCACTGGGGTACCCACCCACAAGAACATTGCGTAGGCATCATCTGCAGAATATATATCTGATATGACTTTCGTGTTAGGATAATAATGAAATCTTGCATGTGGCTTGAATGTGTCATATTTCAGCATTGCCCTATTGTATAGTGGGATGCTGAGTATGGTAGCAGAGTGGGATAGAGGAATGCTTGTTATTAATAATGCACACCAAAATGTCAATAGAATATTCATTTTGGCAATTAGCTAATGGCAAATTGCTAGTTGTTGGAATGCGCCCCTTTGAGGAGTTTTCTTAACTTTTTACATATATTGTTTTGTGAGAAATCTGTGTCATTTGAGATGAGCCTTGGGTTTTGTTAACTCATTTCATTTGCCTGGCTCACACGAAACGTTAGAATGATCGTTAGTAAACATTAGGATAGCATGTTATGCCACTTATTTTTCATTACAAACCTACCCGCTCTCTAATGTATACATCAGTAACTTTCTGTATTGATTTatgaacaaataaattaataacacaaaaaaaggttatttattgataatataaaaagtttttaacaatcattcaattacaTCTCATCATACAAtaaatttagtaatttttaaaataattatcttaaaataatttaaatgataatttataattaaataataatataaaactattttatattatctgtACTTATATATTAAACTCAATTAATAATACATGTACAACTTTAATAAAGATTAAATATGAGACCTTGCACTAACTACCGGTTCATCTCATTACTAGACTAATCTTAATgagtaatatataatattttttatcatcttgtaataattatcttaaaggatatataaaaaatataaattgtgatTGATtgacaacatattaaaaatatatgccAATTAAACTAAAAGTTTTACCAATAAACttcttttttcctaaaaatatttctaacaatTACTTACTTtacttaaaacttattttaacaaaaaaataacgggATTGATTGAtctcacaaaaataaaacaacccaTGATTGATGCAATTGTTTATGTACTTAAAGAtgattaatataactttttaattgcACCAATTATTTACTATGAGGTTGCTAAATCCCCTTTTTATATGGGATAAATTAGATAACCCAAAAATAATTCTACAAAATTCTAAACCCAAAATTTTGGTAAAAAACAATACTATATCTAATTCTATACATAAAACATACTTACCTAAATtatcaaaactaataaaaataattagattaattagtttataaattttaattttattttaagactaGTCAtgtcattaaataatttaagatatgattatttttcaaaagataaattttttgaCCAATAAATAtgtcttattttattaatagctcaataatacattttcttttatggaaaaaagagaataatcattagagataaaaaaatagcaataaaaagttttatattttttataattaagataaaaaaatgttgtttttttgttttttatatgcaGAAGACCGAATATAGTATTAAAATTACTTGTGGAtggagaaatataaaaaaaaaaaattatttctaacagGGTTAAGCAAAATGACAATGACAGCTAGCAGTGTTAAAACGAAGTGCATTCAACCGCTGAACAAAAATGATACAAACGACAAAAACGAAAGTAACAAAGACGTAAATTCAGAACGTCCTCTGATGCCTATCTTGACAAGACTTACCACTTGGCCATTGGAAAACACTAAACGACAATGTTGAAGTTTGCTaattccaagtttccaaccagcagctaattgtatttttatttttgggttaatttatatttttgggttaattttttgtttttaaataaatataagaaactTTATCCTCCTTCAACGAGGGATTGTTGTTATTTGTGATGTTTGATCCTATTTTTGATTCCCAGTGGATATACTAATCACCCGGTTCCACACTTCACACCAATGGATCGCCTATAACCATTAGTCTGTTATCATAATGAACTATAATATCTCAAAATGCAGAGTTTAATTTGTaagaattaatttgaatttgatttgcacaaaatATATCACTAGGAATCAACATAGTTCCATAATCCAATCAAAAGATCACATTTGTAAAGATATCTCAAGATCATCATCAaacacattaatttatttattgacatGGATCATTTTAGTTTGACCATAGAATAaaagtttcaaatttaaattttaagtatataacCGTATTAAATACTTTGGAAGAATTATATCGTCCAAGATAATCTTATCGGCTTAAACAAAATCATCTTCCATGAAAGATATATGTTatcttaaaaagaaatatatggaGATCTTATAGGAAGGTTAAAGACCCTAatgacattaattaaaataatagtagcAATACCCAAAAAATGCAAAGTTGAATTGCTAACCAAACTTGAATTTAATAGTTAGGATTAGCAGTTAACAGTATCTCTGACAATACTAATTGCTGTGACttcattaacattttttaaacattaaaagaaCAAGTTGAACCACGTCGCGGCCATTTTCAATGACAGGTGCCAAGAAACTATTCGTCACATGCCTAATCcttaacatattaattttgaGTGCATACGTGATCCCAAATACtacttaatattattatttaaaacacaaCAAAACCCACACTTACTTCTTGTCCTATTGtggataattttatattttttattaattttaataagaaaGGTTAAATAATACTAGTTGAGTGAGGAGAGTCTACTTCAAAAATGAAATCAAGTTATAAtcgtaaattataaattttaaaattaaaaattgaataatttattattatatacttcactaaaatattattatttacatgtatcaaatatcaaattcatagcatttcaataacaaaaaattaaaagtaaattaatgtgatttgtttttatccataggaattaaattcaaatacaagaaaatttataataactaacaCACATTTCTCAACCAATTAAATTAGATCTTTTTAGTAGAAAACtagtgattttaattttcaatttagaaGTATAACATATTCTCTCTTTTCCACTTTTTAATAACATgtcataaatcatttttataaagaatGAGTAATTGATTCAAGTAAcatatatttgattatttttaggtAAAGTTCTAAATTTGAGTGTTGTCTGTGAAacttttttca is a window encoding:
- the LOC102668643 gene encoding protein ASPARTIC PROTEASE IN GUARD CELL 1, with translation MLKYDTFKPHARFHYYPNTKVISDIYSADDAYAMFLWVGTPVQIVFVMIDTGSPITWFQCDPCSNCYPMQRPPFNTRASTSFKELGCYSDTCLIPMMRGIFGNCTGWTCRYNMQYEYDYANMSQSRSFGMMVTETLNFEHSNIQVKDFIMGCGDSYEGPFRTQFSGVFGLGRGPLSVQSQLHAKAFSFCVVSLGSEKPSSLEFYDTQPPKTNQNGNTNGSIMVPLSENNRYPYYYFVQFVGISINGFMLDIQSRVWGYGLNYDGGIVIDMGTVLTYLPGEAYSVFRSEILKTNGNLTKKSGFEELEFCYKEDPTNVYPTIEFFFQNGDIAGLNFVSFKLDNNQLLLQVEEGTVCLSFAEGKDSALTVIGSNNLQGTLLTYDLVNEILVFTYNKC